The following are from one region of the Juglans regia cultivar Chandler chromosome 10, Walnut 2.0, whole genome shotgun sequence genome:
- the LOC109010089 gene encoding ALA-interacting subunit 1-like yields MAAKGATSSGGAKDGTSDSSSSSKKNSKKPKYSRFTQQELPACKPILTPGWVITTFIVVGIIFIPIGFASLFASEWVVEIVDRYDEDCVPHNYTYNKLAYIQNSETNKTCMKRLIVPKQMKSPVYIYYQLDNFYQNHRRYVKSRSDKQLRSRASERDTSSCKPEAVRGNNYPIVPCGLIAWSLFNDTYGFSVKNKALEVSKKNIAWKSDREHKFGSDVYPKNFQSGGLIGGAKLNASIPLSEQEDLIVWMRTAALPTFRKLYGKIETDLEANDEITVVIQNNYNIYSFGGKKSLVLSTTSWIGGKNDFLGVAYLTVGGLCLFLAISFIFLYVIMPRPLGDPSYLSWNRGQVNIWSKTVRHSFVLMKEIIFGKKAGNHMLAS; encoded by the exons ATGGCTGCCAAAGGAGCAACGAGCTCGGGAGGGGCCAAAGATGGGACGTCCGATTCATCCTCCTCTTCCAAGAAGAATTCCAAGAAACCCAAAT ATTCTAGGTTTACGCAGCAAGAGCTTCCTGCGTGCAAACCAATTTTAACACCAGGATGG gtcattacaacttttattgTTGTTGGCATTATCTTCATTCCCATTGGCTTTGCTTCCTTATTTGCATCAGAATGG GTTGTGGAAATTGTGGATCGCTATGATGAGGATTGCGTCCCTCATAATTATACGTACAATAAGCTTGCATATATTCAAAATAGTGAAACTAACAAGACATGCATGAAGAGATTGATT gTTCCAAAGCAAATGAAAAGTCCTGTCTATATCTATTATCAACTTGATAACTTCTATCAGAATCATCGTAG ATATGTTAAGAGTAGAAGCGATAAACAATTGCGGAGCAGGGCTAGTGAGCGTGATACAAGTTCCTGCAAACCTGAAGCCGTCAGGGGAAATAATTATCCCATTGTTCCTTGTGGCCTCATTGCTTGGAGTTTATTTAATGACACATATGGATTTTCAGTAAAAAACAAGGCGCTGGAGGTCAGCAAAAAGAACATAGCATGGAAAAGTGACCGGGAGCATAAATTTGGCTCTGATgtttatccaaaaaattttcaGAGTGGAGGTTTGATTGGGGGTGCCAAACTAAATGCGAGCATACCT TTGAGTGAACAAGAGGATCTTATTGTTTGGATGCGAACTGCGGCCCTGCCAACTTTCAGAAAACTATATGGGAAAATAGAGACAGATCTTGAAGCTAATGATGAAATAACTGTAGTAATACAGAACAATTACAACATCTACAGTTTTGGTGGCAAGAAGAGTCTGGTTCTTTCAACCACAAGCTGGATTGGCGGCAAAAATGATTTCCTGGGTGTAGCATATCTTACTGTTGGTGGACTGTGCTTGTTCTTAGCAATTAGCTTCATATTTTTGTACGTGATCATGCCAAG GCCTCTTGGGGATCCATCCTATTTGTCTTGGAACAGAGGACAG GTCAACATTTGGTCAAAGACTGTCAGGCACTCATTCGTTCTAATGAAGGAAAtcatatttggaaaaaaagcAGGAAATCATATGTTGGCTAGCTAG
- the LOC109010090 gene encoding NAC domain-containing protein 45-like isoform X1, whose translation MAPVSFPPGFRFHPTDEELVAYYLKRKINGREIELEVIPEVDLYKCEPWDLPGKSLLPSKDLEWYFFSPRDRKYPNGSRTNRATKAGYWKATGKDRKVNSQTRAVGMKKTLVYYRGRAPHGARTGWVMHEYRLDERECETASGLQDAYALCRVFKKSTTGPKIGEQHYPPITTNQLMTSEHSSSIDLYSEGRCEDLESSNYPMQYDSCSSSMLTGSSQLDITTGTRTDGKWMQFLSEDAFNFTPPPLPNYETVSYPPSKVDIALECARLQHRFSLPPLEVKDHDHFSQAEFSDFRMSQSIPLHESTAHETDILQEILSVAQASQELINQSNLPDTWGGNYAPDDDFSFLIDRDTHNQAGDLSLYERYIDKSWEDSSTIRTIQINGDLDHEDHQTERLATENLRWVGMSNKDMEKSHVMEEHKIVPIEDISSSFRRREESDEFQGESGDNKRCKEFNDTEINMISLQPLEFINEDAPNENLQLDDGINTYREDYSSSPSFEVIEEVRFNHGMFISTRQVAKTFFHQTVPSQTVKIHLNPVMMSKFSIEKADNSHIGSDNKDSFFGKFKAVICMVALSLVHIYHVGGYMEEEKLIVDGFSATGKVLKGCSNYMKYRNVRKRSPARSIEADHDHRKNEHEVSVVIKTSEGGNSLSAFSKSTKIFLTVSLAVCTVWANRIIYANT comes from the exons ATGGCTCCAGTTTCATTTCCTCCTGGTTTTAGGTTCCACCCCACCGACGAGGAACTCGTTGCTTACTACCTCAAAAGAAAGATTAATGGCCGTGAGATTGAATTGGAGGTCATCCCTGAAGTTGATCTCTACAAATGTGAACCATGGGACTTGCCGG GGAAGTCATTATTGCCGAGCAAAGATCTGGAGTGGTATTTCTTTAGTCCACGGGATCGCAAGTATCCCAATGGATCAAGGACTAATCGTGCAACAAAAGCTGGCTATTGGAAAGCCACAGGGAAGGATCGAAAAGTGAACTCTCAGACGCGTGCTGTGGGAAtgaagaaaaccctagtttaCTACCGAGGGAGAGCACCTCACGGTGCTCGAACAGGTTGGGTTATGCATGAATACCGTCTGGACGAGAGAGAATGTGAAACTGCTTCAGGCTTGCAG GACGCATATGCGCTTTGTCGTGTGTTCAAGAAGAGTACAACTGGTCCCAAGATTGGAGAGCAGCATTATCCTCCCATAACTACCAATCAACTCATGACTAGCGAACACTCATCAAGCATTGATCTATATTCCGAGGGAAGATGTGAAGATTTGGAGAGCTCCAATTATCCAATGCAATATGATTCCTGCTCGTCCAGCATGCTAACTGGGTCATCGCAGCTTGATATCACTACTGGAACAAGAACAGATGGCAAATGGATGCAGTTCTTATCCGAAGATGCATTTAACTTCACACCTCCACCACTTCCAAATTATGAAACCGTTTCATACCCTCCATCAAAG GTTGATATAGCATTAGAGTGCGCGAGGTTGCAGCATCGATTCTCACTTCCTCCATTGGAGGTTAAGGATCATGATCACTTCTCTCAAGCTGAATTCAGTGACTTCAGAATGTCACAGTCAATCCCCTTACACGAAAGTACTGCACATGAAACTGATATTTTGCAGGAAATCCTTTCTGTAGCTCAAGCTTCGCAGGAACTGATAAATCAATCCAACCTTCCGGACACATGGGGTGGAAATTATGCCCCTgatgatgatttttcttttctgattGACAGAGATACCCACAATCAAGCTGGTGACTTGAGTTTATATGAGAGATACATTGACAAGTCCTGGGAAGATTCAAGTACAATTAGGACAATACAGATTAATGGAGATCTGGATCATGAAGATCATCAGACAGAGAGGCTGGCTACAGAGAACTTAAGATGGGTGGGAATGTCAAACAAAGATATGGAGAAG AGTCATGTTATGGAAGAACACAAGATTGTTCCAATAGAAGATATTTCAAGCAGCTTccgaagaagagaagagagtgATGAGTTTCAAG GAGAAAGCGGGGACAACAAACGCTGTAAGGAATTCAATGACACAGAGATAAACATGATCAGTCTCCAGCCACTTGAATTCATCAACGAGGATGCACCAAATGAGAACTTGCAACTTGATGATGGAATTAACACGTATCGTGAAGATTATTCAAGTTCTCCAAGCTTCGAGGTCATTGAGGAAGTAAGATTCAATCACGGAATGTTCATTTCAACTCGCCAGGTGGCCAAAACATTCTTTCACCAAACAGTGCCTTCGCAGACAGTTAAGATCCACCTAAACCCAGTGATGATGAGCAAGTTCTCAATTGAAAAGGCAGATAATTCCCATATAGGATCAGATAATAAAGACTCTTTCTTTGGAAAGTTCAAGGCTGTCATCTGTATGGTCGCACTTTCTTTGGTGCACATATATCATGTTGGAGGATATATGGAGGAAGAGAAATTGATAGTGGATGGCTTTTCTGCAACTGGGAAAGTGCTGAAAGGTTGCTCTAACTACATGAAATACAGAAATGTCAGAAAAAGATCACCTGCAAGATCAATTGAGGCGGATCATGATCATAGGAAGAATGAACATGAGGTTTCAGTGGTGATTAAAACGTCGGAAGGTGGGAATAGTTTGAGTGCTTTTTCCAAGAGTACAAAGATTTTCCTCACCGTTTCTTTGGCTGTTTGTACCGTGTGGGCCAACCGCATTATATATGCCAACACTtga
- the LOC109010090 gene encoding NAC domain-containing protein 45-like isoform X2: MAPVSFPPGFRFHPTDEELVAYYLKRKINGREIELEVIPEVDLYKCEPWDLPGKSLLPSKDLEWYFFSPRDRKYPNGSRTNRATKAGYWKATGKDRKVNSQTRAVGMKKTLVYYRGRAPHGARTGWVMHEYRLDERECETASGLQDAYALCRVFKKSTTGPKIGEQHYPPITTNQLMTSEHSSSIDLYSEGRCEDLESSNYPMQYDSCSSSMLTGSSQLDITTGTRTDGKWMQFLSEDAFNFTPPPLPNYETVSYPPSKVDIALECARLQHRFSLPPLEEILSVAQASQELINQSNLPDTWGGNYAPDDDFSFLIDRDTHNQAGDLSLYERYIDKSWEDSSTIRTIQINGDLDHEDHQTERLATENLRWVGMSNKDMEKSHVMEEHKIVPIEDISSSFRRREESDEFQGESGDNKRCKEFNDTEINMISLQPLEFINEDAPNENLQLDDGINTYREDYSSSPSFEVIEEVRFNHGMFISTRQVAKTFFHQTVPSQTVKIHLNPVMMSKFSIEKADNSHIGSDNKDSFFGKFKAVICMVALSLVHIYHVGGYMEEEKLIVDGFSATGKVLKGCSNYMKYRNVRKRSPARSIEADHDHRKNEHEVSVVIKTSEGGNSLSAFSKSTKIFLTVSLAVCTVWANRIIYANT, encoded by the exons ATGGCTCCAGTTTCATTTCCTCCTGGTTTTAGGTTCCACCCCACCGACGAGGAACTCGTTGCTTACTACCTCAAAAGAAAGATTAATGGCCGTGAGATTGAATTGGAGGTCATCCCTGAAGTTGATCTCTACAAATGTGAACCATGGGACTTGCCGG GGAAGTCATTATTGCCGAGCAAAGATCTGGAGTGGTATTTCTTTAGTCCACGGGATCGCAAGTATCCCAATGGATCAAGGACTAATCGTGCAACAAAAGCTGGCTATTGGAAAGCCACAGGGAAGGATCGAAAAGTGAACTCTCAGACGCGTGCTGTGGGAAtgaagaaaaccctagtttaCTACCGAGGGAGAGCACCTCACGGTGCTCGAACAGGTTGGGTTATGCATGAATACCGTCTGGACGAGAGAGAATGTGAAACTGCTTCAGGCTTGCAG GACGCATATGCGCTTTGTCGTGTGTTCAAGAAGAGTACAACTGGTCCCAAGATTGGAGAGCAGCATTATCCTCCCATAACTACCAATCAACTCATGACTAGCGAACACTCATCAAGCATTGATCTATATTCCGAGGGAAGATGTGAAGATTTGGAGAGCTCCAATTATCCAATGCAATATGATTCCTGCTCGTCCAGCATGCTAACTGGGTCATCGCAGCTTGATATCACTACTGGAACAAGAACAGATGGCAAATGGATGCAGTTCTTATCCGAAGATGCATTTAACTTCACACCTCCACCACTTCCAAATTATGAAACCGTTTCATACCCTCCATCAAAG GTTGATATAGCATTAGAGTGCGCGAGGTTGCAGCATCGATTCTCACTTCCTCCATTGGAG GAAATCCTTTCTGTAGCTCAAGCTTCGCAGGAACTGATAAATCAATCCAACCTTCCGGACACATGGGGTGGAAATTATGCCCCTgatgatgatttttcttttctgattGACAGAGATACCCACAATCAAGCTGGTGACTTGAGTTTATATGAGAGATACATTGACAAGTCCTGGGAAGATTCAAGTACAATTAGGACAATACAGATTAATGGAGATCTGGATCATGAAGATCATCAGACAGAGAGGCTGGCTACAGAGAACTTAAGATGGGTGGGAATGTCAAACAAAGATATGGAGAAG AGTCATGTTATGGAAGAACACAAGATTGTTCCAATAGAAGATATTTCAAGCAGCTTccgaagaagagaagagagtgATGAGTTTCAAG GAGAAAGCGGGGACAACAAACGCTGTAAGGAATTCAATGACACAGAGATAAACATGATCAGTCTCCAGCCACTTGAATTCATCAACGAGGATGCACCAAATGAGAACTTGCAACTTGATGATGGAATTAACACGTATCGTGAAGATTATTCAAGTTCTCCAAGCTTCGAGGTCATTGAGGAAGTAAGATTCAATCACGGAATGTTCATTTCAACTCGCCAGGTGGCCAAAACATTCTTTCACCAAACAGTGCCTTCGCAGACAGTTAAGATCCACCTAAACCCAGTGATGATGAGCAAGTTCTCAATTGAAAAGGCAGATAATTCCCATATAGGATCAGATAATAAAGACTCTTTCTTTGGAAAGTTCAAGGCTGTCATCTGTATGGTCGCACTTTCTTTGGTGCACATATATCATGTTGGAGGATATATGGAGGAAGAGAAATTGATAGTGGATGGCTTTTCTGCAACTGGGAAAGTGCTGAAAGGTTGCTCTAACTACATGAAATACAGAAATGTCAGAAAAAGATCACCTGCAAGATCAATTGAGGCGGATCATGATCATAGGAAGAATGAACATGAGGTTTCAGTGGTGATTAAAACGTCGGAAGGTGGGAATAGTTTGAGTGCTTTTTCCAAGAGTACAAAGATTTTCCTCACCGTTTCTTTGGCTGTTTGTACCGTGTGGGCCAACCGCATTATATATGCCAACACTtga
- the LOC109010101 gene encoding probable glutathione S-transferase translates to MSIKGDVVLLDCWASPFSMRVKIALEEKGVEREDRAEDLFGGKSELLLKSNPHQKVPVLLHDGKPICESTNIVTYIDEVWPTSQPLLPTCPYERAHARFWADFIDKKLFDAGGKIWRNKGEAQEVAKKEFIEVVKQLEGALGEKDYFGGDSFGFLDITAIALTSWFSAFETFGGFKVEEYCPKFSAWMMRCMQRETVAKVLPDPEKIYEFVLMLKKMHGIE, encoded by the exons ATGTCAATTAAAGGAGATGTTGTTCTTTTGGACTGCTGGGCCAGTCCGTTCAGCATGCGGGTGAAGATTGCATTGGAGGAGAAAGGTGTGGAACGTGAAGATAGAGCGGAGGATTTATTTGGGGGAAAGAGTGAGCTGTTGCTCAAATCAAACCCTCACCAGAAGGTGCCAGTTTTGTTGCATGATGGAAAGCCCATATGTGAGTCCACCAACATTGTCACCTACATCGATGAGGTCTGGCCGACTTCACAACCACTGCTCCCAACTTGTCCATATGAAAGAGCTCATGCAAGGTTCTGGGCCGACTTTATCGACAAAAAG CTATTTGATGCGGGCGGCAAAATATGGAGAAACAAAGGAGAGGCGCAAGAGGTGGCCAAGAAGGAGTTCATAGAGGTTGTGAAGCAGCTAGAGGGAGCCCTTGGGGAGAAGGATTACTTCGGTGGTGATTCCTTTGGGTTTCTTGATATCACAGCAATTGCTCTAACAAGTTGGTTCTCAGCGTTTGAGACATTTGGGGGCTTCAAGGTTGAGGAATACTGTCCCAAATTCTCGGCCTGGATGATGAGGTGCATGCAACGAGAGACAGTGGCCAAAGTTCTCCCGGACCCAGAAAAGATCTATGAATTTGTTCTGATGCTGAAGAAAATGCACGGCATTGAATAG